One Malania oleifera isolate guangnan ecotype guangnan chromosome 9, ASM2987363v1, whole genome shotgun sequence DNA segment encodes these proteins:
- the LOC131164154 gene encoding auxin-binding protein ABP19a yields MALPNYKLHQSPLIHSQALLFLYKPTQTLQKKTTLCKLKPVKKMLHIVFLFSLLLSSHAAVQDFCVANFKAPEGPAGYSCKKPAKVKVSDFVFTGLGIPGNTSNIIKAAVTPAFAAQFPGVNGLGISMARLDLAPAGVVPMHTHPGGSEVLVVVQGSITAGFISSANAVYVEKLKKGDIMVFPKGLLHFQVNAGGIPAIAFVSFSSASPGLQIVDFALFGNNLPSALVEKTTFLDDAQVKKLKGVLGGSG; encoded by the coding sequence ATGGCATTGCCTAACTACAAATTGCATCAAAGCCCATTAATTCATAGCCAAGCTCTGCTCTTCCTATATAAGCCTACCCAAACACTGCAGAAAAAAACCACTCTCTGCAAGCTCAAACCAGTGAAAAAAATGCTTCACATTGTCTTCCTCTTTTCTCTCCTACTGTCCTCACATGCTGCAGTTCAAGATTTTTGTGTTGCAAACTTTAAGGCCCCAGAAGGCCCAGCAGGCTACTCCTGCAAGAAGCCTGCAAAGGTCAAAGTTAGTGACTTCGTGTTTACTGGCCTCGGCATCCCTGGAAACACTTCAAACATCATCAAAGCTGCAGTGACTCCGGCATTTGCAGCCCAATTCCCGGGTGTGAATGGGCTGGGCATTTCCATGGCACGGCTAGACCTAGCCCCCGCCGGGGTTGTGCCAATGCACACCCACCCGGGTGGGTCAGAGGTTTTAGTTGTGGTGCAGGGTTCAATCACTGCCGGTTTTATTTCCTCGGCCAATGCTGTTTACGTGGAGAAGCTTAAGAAGGGAGATATTATGGTATTTCCAAAAGGGTTGCTGCATTTTCAAGTGAATGCTGGTGGGATTCCAGCAATTGCTTTTGTCAGCTTCAGCAGCGCAAGTCCTGGACTCCAAATCGTTGATTTTGCACTGTTTGGCAACAACTTGCCATCTGCCTTGGTGGAGAAAACTACTTTCCTTGATGATGCTCAAGTGAAGAAGCTCAAGGGAGTTCTTGGTGGTTCTGGCTAA